Below is a genomic region from Lampris incognitus isolate fLamInc1 chromosome 2, fLamInc1.hap2, whole genome shotgun sequence.
GTAGTTCCCGAAGACTCCAATATTTGCTCGTGACGAGATGATGAGCTACCACAATTTCCATTTTGGCAATTTGTAGATGTAATAAGAGTGATTCCAGTTTGAAAAAGCCTAACAAGATAAAGGCTGTGAAGGCAGTCTTATATCTATGCAGGTCATTCcagatatccactcggtgtcatacaAATGAAAAAATATAATTAGGAATGTgtggagataagtaaaactttaagttaacacaactcttcatcatccctgtATTTCTTAagtcagtcctttgtacttcttgaactgcgtaatatTTGTactgagttccatgctcagactgttccacaattttaccccacagattgaaatgcccatgctcttcaaagttgttcgaacacataatttcttcaagtttaatttccctctcaaattatatccgCCCTTCTCTATCTcagaatattttttgtatattactcggtagtagattgtttcttgctttgaacattatttgtgctgtgttaaattctactaaatccctgaacttcaaggcacttgactttaaaaatagtttgttggtgtgttcacaatatcctacattattaactatccttatggttcttttttgtagtatacatgaCTACGTTGGTTTTGTAGGCATTGCCCCATTCCTCCACACAGTAGTTCAGGTATGGTAAAACAAATCAACGATAAGAGTGTGcaatgacttatgatccagaatgtgtcttgcttatctcgtgactgcaatgctccttgccggTTTTGCTCCCACGTTATGTTTCCAGCAGACTTTGTGGTCTAGTATAACacctagaaatttattttcatatactttgGTATTTATTATATGATtcccaaacaacataaacttttttttgtccagatttaaggataatttgtttggAGTAAGAAATATCAGCCTCCGACTCTTCTTATTTGGTTCAAAGTGTTAGAAATCTGCTCGTGGAGCAAAGGTTACTTTAGGAGGTGAAAGAAATTGAATGTCCCTTCTCAAAGTAAATTTATTTCAACTCACTTTGAATCATACTTTACGTGGATTAGACATTGAACATAAAAATCAGGTCCGTTTTGAGTCCAACCTTGAGATAATTGACTGGAAATAAGGGATGCAAACATTGTTTCCCTCTGATGAAATCCTGGCCTTACAATACAGCTCGTTTTTTTCTTCCCCACTTACTTTTCcttgccgacacacacacacacacacacatatatatatatatatatatatatatatatatataatgttttacATATTAATTCCTCTAGACTATTCCATGTTTAATCAGCTGACATGGAAGACTCAGCGATGCAGACACCATTTTTTTCCCAGGCAATGACAGATCAATTGATCAATTGTTGGAATCACAGCTTAATTTTCTTTCACCTTTCTTAATTTTTCACAAAAGGAATTCTGAGCGGTACATGCACTTGCTCCATCTTCCATAGCATTGCACAGTATGCTCAATAAGGATATCAATGCAGAATGAGTCAGAAAACATCAATCGCAAAAATTACAGAAGTGCCGTCACACCAGAAGCTTTAGCAAAATCAGATACGGTCTTTAGAAAATAAAATCCCGTTTGGTGGTTTTGGGTTAAATTCACTGTTTGTCATGCTGAGTCGTTACGTATCTCTGTGCTGCTCTTAAGGTGTTCTGCAAGTCACTGTACTGGGCCAAGGAACAGGCCTCTTCAAGCCGGGCCCAGCGATAGTCCTGATGCTCCTCAGACAAGGTCACTGCTGTCCTTGGGTCTCTCAACTCAGCCAGCCAGTACAGCACCTCTTTGGGTCTCCCTTGCACCTCGTACTGCAGCTCCTGGACAAAGCCGTCAATAACCCGCAGGTGCTCCGCGCCAAGCCCTGCCTCCTCCTTGGTTTCTCTCAGGGCTGTGGCAAGGTCATCCTCACCTGGATCCACGTGGCCTGAAGATGACCACATTTGAATACATTTCAAATCACAAAACCTTGAGCAGAAGTGGAATTTGTGCACTTTGGAAGAAAATCCATCATCGAGATAAGGATTCCAACTAAATAACATATGGTCCATTTGAgcttttgttgttgtcttttgtTGTATGGTAACTTTCTATTATATTATTGACTACACCACCTTTTGGTGGGGTCCAGTGGTGCGCCCCATAAGAGGTCTGCAGGAGGAGGTACTCGATGTTGTCTGGGGGAGGAATGGATGCGGCCAGGCGGCGGAATACTATGAAGCCACACGCTCGCAGGGCCATTGTCCTGGTCAAGAACAAgaaattcactcactcactcactcactcacacacacacacacacacacacacacacacacacacacacacacgttgtattGTACCAATCGCGGAACAAAAAAAACTAAAAGCTTGCGTGTGAAGGGAGGAGATACACCGCTGGGTATAAAGTGTAACTCgcccccacagcagtgcaatgcAAG
It encodes:
- the nudt2 gene encoding bis(5'-nucleosyl)-tetraphosphatase [asymmetrical]; the protein is MALRACGFIVFRRLAASIPPPDNIEYLLLQTSYGAHHWTPPKGHVDPGEDDLATALRETKEEAGLGAEHLRVIDGFVQELQYEVQGRPKEVLYWLAELRDPRTAVTLSEEHQDYRWARLEEACSLAQYSDLQNTLRAAQRYVTTQHDKQ